In one window of Erythrolamprus reginae isolate rEryReg1 chromosome 1, rEryReg1.hap1, whole genome shotgun sequence DNA:
- the GPHB5 gene encoding glycoprotein hormone beta-5, translating to MKCQRMIQTILSLWILVSCITPLKPSNTNLQTFIGCAVREFTFLAKKPGCKGLRITTDACWGRCETWEKPVLDPPYIEAHHQVCTYNETKLMTVNLLNCAANVDPLFTYPKAIRCDCSVCLTTTTECETI from the exons ATGAAATGCCAAAGGATGATCCAAACCATCTTATCTCTCTGGATTCTGGTCAGCTGCATCACTCCACTCAAGCCTTCCAACACAAACTTGCAGACATTCATTGGCTGTGCTGTGCGAGAGTTCACTTTCCTAGCCAAGAAGCCTGGATGCAAGGGGCTGCGCATCACCACAGATGCATGCTGGGGCCGCTGTGAGACATGGGAG AAACCTGTCCTGGATCCCCCCTATATTGAAGCCCACCACCAAGTCTGTACGTACAACGAGACCAAACTGATGACGGTGAACCTGCTAAATTGTGCTGCCAATGTTGATCCCCTCTTCACATACCCCAAAGCCATCCGCTGTGACTGCAGTGTGTGTCTTACCACAACCACAGAATGTGAGACTATCTGA